The DNA region CCGCGTCGAGCGCGTGCTTGAGGCCCAGGCTGAATCCGACCCCGAGCGCCGAGAGGATGGTCGTGTCCATGGAAGGCTCATTCTAACCGACGCCGGAGTTGGAGTATCCTTGAAGCACCCGCAGGTCCTCCCGGAGGCACACCATGGCCACGGAAAATGTCGCCCACCGATCCATCGGCCTGCGCCGGCTCGCGACCCTCGCGCTTGCGCTCGCGATCGCCTTCGTCGCCGCGGCCGGTGCGGCCCCATCCAAAGCACCCGCCACGAAGTCGAAGGCCCCCGCGACGGATCCGAACGCCCCGGAGAAGCAGTTCGCCGCCACGATCGCCAGCGGGACCAGGGTTCAGGTGTCGGTCTTCCCGAACCTCCATTGGCCGGGCAAGATCGTGAGGTTCGATCCCTTCATCCCGAAGACCGACGCGAACATCCACAGCCTCGCGCTCAACTCCATGTGGGAGATCTACGGGCGCCAGCGCGGCTCCTTCCAGCAGAGCGACGCGACCATCTCGTCGCGCCCGGACCTCGGAGCCATCATCGTCTACCACCTCAGGAGCGGCTCGAAGTTCTGCGTCTACCCGGTCAGCAGCGACGAGAAGGGGACCACGCTCGCCGCCCTCAAGGTCTGGATGGAGTGACGATGGGAGCGACGATCACCGGATCGGCCCACGAGATCTCGCGCGACGAGATTCGATCGCGCCTCTCGGATGCCACGCTCCGGATCGTCGACGTGCTGGCGCGCGCCTCCTTCAAGTCGTCCCACATCCCGGGGGCCGTCAGCCTCCCGCTCGCCGATCTTCCCGCCCGCGCGCGCGCCGTTCTTCCCGATCTCTCCCAGTCGATCGCCGTCTACTGCGCCAGCTTCACATGAGACGCCGGCGCGCGGGCGGTCGGCCTGCTGAGGGACATGGGCTACACCGACGTGCGCCACTATGCCGGAGGTCTCGCCGACTGGAAGGCGAGCGGTGAGAGTATCGAGTCGGGAGCGGCGGCGGCCCCGAGGCGAGTGTCCGCGGCCGCGATCGATCTCCTCGCCGAGCGGACGATCGGCGGCCTCTTCGCCCTCTGGTTCGCCGTCATCCTCGCCTTCGGCGTCCTGTACTGGCTGGCCGACACCTGGCACGGCCACGGCCTCCTCGCCGGCTCCAACCCTGTCGACGCGTCGATCGAGGGATTTCTCCAGGCCCTCTACTTCAGCTTCGTGACCGCCCTGTCGATCGGCTACGGGGACGTCGTCCCCGTCGGGCCGGCGCGGCCGCTCGCGATCGCCGAGGGGGCGGCGGGGCTCATCATCTTCGGCTGCGTCATCTCGAAGCTCGTCTCGCGGAAGCAGGAGGACATGGTCGAGGAGATCCACCGGATCGCGTTCGAGGACCGGCTCGGCCGCGTGCGATCGAACCTGCACCTCGTCCTCTCGGAGCTGCAGCAGATCGCGGGAGCGTGCGAAGGCCGAACGGTCGATCCCGTGAGGATGATGGCGCGCATCGAGAGCGCCACGACCGTCTTCGTCGGGGAGCTGCGCACCGTGCACGACCTTCTCTACCGGCCGCAGCAGGTCCCCGACGAGGAGGTCCTCGAGTCGATCCTCGCGAGCCTGGCCGCCGGATTGAACGAGCTGGCGGACCTCCTCGCCTCCCAGCGCGAGCTGAAGCGCTCCGCCCCCTTCTCGTCCACGCTCCGCTCCGTCTCGACGCTCGCCGAGGAGATCTGCGGCGAGTGCGTCCCCCGCTCCCACGCCCCCTCGCTCAAGAGCTGGATGGATCGCGTGCAGGCGCTCTCGCGGTCCCTCGCCTGATGCCCCGCACCGCGCACCTCATCGGCATCTGCGGCACCGGGATGGGCTCGCTCGCGGGGCTCCTGAAGGACGCCGGCCTTGCCGTCCGCGGCTCGGATGCCGACGTCTACCCGCCCATCTCGACGATGCTCGAGGCGATGGGGATCCCGATTCTCA from Acidobacteriota bacterium includes:
- a CDS encoding rhodanese-like domain-containing protein, encoding MGATITGSAHEISRDEIRSRLSDATLRIVDVLARASFKSSHIPGAVSLPLADLPARARAVLPDLSQSIAVYCASFT
- a CDS encoding two pore domain potassium channel family protein, which codes for MGYTDVRHYAGGLADWKASGESIESGAAAAPRRVSAAAIDLLAERTIGGLFALWFAVILAFGVLYWLADTWHGHGLLAGSNPVDASIEGFLQALYFSFVTALSIGYGDVVPVGPARPLAIAEGAAGLIIFGCVISKLVSRKQEDMVEEIHRIAFEDRLGRVRSNLHLVLSELQQIAGACEGRTVDPVRMMARIESATTVFVGELRTVHDLLYRPQQVPDEEVLESILASLAAGLNELADLLASQRELKRSAPFSSTLRSVSTLAEEICGECVPRSHAPSLKSWMDRVQALSRSLA